The nucleotide window agaagaagaagaagaagaagaagaagaagaagaagaagaagaagaaggacggcACAAGAGAAGGATGAGTCGAACCGCGTGCTTCAGAGACATTtgtctgatcccaactccaacactatattattttttaagtattgttttatttatataatgtgtattatttttatttcaggACAAGTATCATAATGATCTTGATGCATGTCGATAAACTCAACCTGAAAGAACTCAGTCGACCCCAGAGGATATGACTACAATATAGACACAGGCGGCATGTGGCATGATCATAAAGGTATAGATTTTATGTAATTATCTATTTTGGTATTAGTTTGAAAGTTGCATGTTTGTTTTCTTACTCATTTTACTTTCTGTTCTTTATTTctcatgaaaataaataaaagtggaGTCTACGTGCTTGGAGTACAATCATCCTCCAGTCGTCCAGCAGCATTATTCGCTAGTGCATCAGTTTCCAAAGAAGACATGGAAGCTATGCGTCAAAGACTGGATCAAATATATCAAGAATGGGATGCAACTCCAGCTTTGAtccaaaaattatttaaaaagaaaagcaagaaaggTAGTCAATCTACAATGGAGTTTGAGTCTGAGGAGGAGACTGAGTATTAGCTATTTGAATGTGCATGTTATATTTTAGAGTTGAAGTTATAGACAtgtataatttataataattcaacCAACTAATCAAACAACATTAATTATGATCAACCAATTATCAAAATACTAACTTATTTTTATTTCAGGACAAGTATCATAATGATCTTGATGCATGGCGATAAACTCAACCTGAAAGAACTCAGTCGACCCCAGAGGATATGACTACAATATAGACACAGGCGCCATGTGGCGTGATCATAAAGGTATAGATTTTATGTAATTATCTATTTTGGTATTAGTTTGAAAGTTGCATGTTTATTTTCTTACTCCTTTTACTTTCTGTTCTTTATTTCtcgtaaaaataaataaaagtggaGTCTACGTGCTTGGAGTACAATCATCCTCCAGTCGTCCAGCAGCATTATTCGCTAGTGCATCAGTTTCCCAAGAAGACATGGAAGCTATGCGTCAAAGAATGGATCAAATATCTCAAGAATGGGACGCAACTCCAGCTTTGAtccaaaaattatttaaaaagaaaagcaagaaaggTAGTCAATCTACAATGGAGTTTGAGTCTGAGGAGGAGACTGAATATTAGCTATTTGAATGTGCATATTATATTTTAGAGTTGAAGTTAGAAACATATATAATTTATGAATTTAAGTTAGTATTTTGATAATTGGTTGATCATAATTAATGTTGTTTGATTAGTTTGTTGAATTATTATAAATGTTATTATTCGGTGTTTACCGAAAGAGCTGGACCGGGTTGGACATGAGAAAAAACATCCCATCCCATTAGTGGGGCGGGCTGGGGTTCTGGTCTGGTAGTGGGCTGAGATATTTCGGGTTTTGTTGGGCCCGTACGGGTTCGGGCTTATCGGGGCCGGACCAAGCCAGGTTAACTTTTGTGTATTATGTTTCGTTGTTCATtattattgatacttaagtgtttgtaaatttttaaataataaaataattattttaaggcataaaatcaaacttttaaactttaaattttaaagttttaaatttgaaaattgaaattaagtggttgtataatattatttaataagGTTAGCATATGAGATATAATTCATTAGAGGAAGGGATGGTGATTAACCTCTTCTCTTCTTTCAAATCGCATCTaccaatatgtaaggatcaaacttCAAAGGATTTCATTTTATATTGTCATTGTGtaataatatttcaaattaacTTGTCTAAtaaactaacacattaagcttaaataagtctaacaaattaaaaataacataaattgtctcaaatcaacttaaatacgaatttctggaggacgctcaagacaatccttgatatgcctccttaaacCAGTTGTGCCCTCCCACTTTCGACGAACATTCATTAAAGATTCGACCATAATTTTTGCACTCTACTTTGCGAACTTGTTTATTTTCTTCCGCTACCTCAAAGTTTTCCCAAACATGTGAGCGCACTCTAGAAGCACGAGACACGATTTAACTTGAACCTAACAAAAATGATAACCACACTTCACTTGATAATTGTAATTTTGTAGTGGCTAccgtaaataattaataaaacttgaaatattaattaattgAGAACGTGAGAGCAATAAACAATTCAATAATCAAGAGGGAATTGAAAGAGAACTAGAGTAGAAGAAGAGAGCAAGTTgcgagaaaaaatgaagaagagaggggcTATTTAatgtttttaaaaggttaaaaatataatttattaattattaggGGGAGAGGGGCTATATTAGTAACAAACCactttattgttgttgtagaagTGGTTATTCGAATAATCTTGAATGCAATAATGAGTTTCACATTTGCCTTACTTCTTATATGGCCACCTTTTGCTTGGCGAATTAGCAATGCTGGTGCCATTTTATTTGATATATTGTGACTAAGTTGACTTTTAGCTACTTTGATTGGACTCAAATAGCTCGAATGAGACCATCCATATAGGACTCACAAAAGCAGTCTCTCCTGGCATGATATGAATTTCAAATATTTATGTTTTGTGAATGAGTCGAATGACTTAAGTCTTGATCCAGGAACATATTTGTAGCTCAGATTATGAGTTACATAAACCAATAATTTTGACACCAAACtaaatattttatgtatatattttctgaATTGGTATAATATTATCTGTTGGcctttatattttaaaaaaaaaaactgaatgaTGCATTTTATTGAATATTAAATTATTTACCTAGCGTCAATACccatttaaaattttgtattctCAATTTTTAGTGGTGCATCCATATTTTAAAAAACCTAGATCTTCTTGACTTCGATCTACTAGTAAACCAAAGAACAATAAAGCACCTCCAATAAAATAACTTGTACACGACAAATTTACAACCTAGCTCTAACGTCAAAAGCTTAATAAAACAATTGAACTAGGACAATTGCAATTGAACACGTCTACCCAGTCGCATGTGTAGTAGTAGTAAGTTTTATGGGCACATGAGCTCATTTCATAGCGGTGAACGACTTTTTTGCTGGTTTGACGTCTTGAGGTGACAATTTATCCCATACAAAAAAATACGTAACATTTTGTTGTTTTTACAAATTACAGAAATCGAAGCCTGCTTATATCTTTCAACCATTTAATGTAATGTACATCTTTCAACAATCAAAAGATGGTTAGGCGCAATttcacattttattttaaatgaaatttAATTATACATAATGACATAATATGTTTAAGATCATAAGACTacaagagtattttttttttacatattataCACACTTTTAGTTTTTATAGCTATTAAATTAAATGACCGAAATGTTTTTCTCTAGAAAAAGTCACCTCAGTGTGGAAGCAGAAGCCGTGGCCTGCATTTCCCTCAACGTGTCCACATTCCTTTCATCTCTGTTATGTCTACACTATTAGTCGTCACTTTTGCTGTCTTTTGCAAAGAAACAAACAGTAAATATGGGAAACTACATACACATTGCAGTTTTTAGCTCACCGCTACTAATCAAACAAAAGGGCAAAAAGGCTATGTAAGAAAGAGATGCAAAATGTAAATAGGCTATATTCACTGTGTGGCTGCTTCTGAAACTTACCATCAGTGGCAACATTATAAACCAGTAGTAGCATTTTTCAAAAAAGCAAAGTGGACCCCTGTCTATGTCTTGCGTTCCCACCAGCTTCCTTGGATTTAATATTCTGTTCCTATCATTCCACCTTTTCTTCACTATTCTACACTCTCAGTTAGTAAGATGACCTGCTTAGCCTTAGACTTAAGAGTCAAGACCCCCATCTCGTTTGCTTCTCTGAAAAAGGTCAACTTTTTTCTCCCTCTGTCGTTTCAATGTTCTGCCATTTTCATGAATAATACTTAGTCAAATTCAAGAACGCATCTTTTCTTGAATTTGCATTGCAAGATTCTAGATGGGtatgttgattttgatgtaaagTTACAATCTTTGAATCTTGCAAGTTCTTCTCATTCATGTGTTTCCCATTTTTTGTCATAATTGAGTATGAGAATAGGATTTGCTCGGGTCGAGCCCAGTGACCCGGTAATTTTACTGGGGAAGGACAATTAATGTTAAGTGTTAAATGCAATTAAATCATGATTTCTGCTTTTGTCTTTCTTTACCATCTTGAAGTTTCCTGATTTGTGAGTTAGGGGGTAATTAAAGTCAGTTTAGCTTATAGACATACTTTCTTTTTCATAATGTATATACTAcattctaccctccccagacctcacttgtggattatactgggatgttgttgttgttgttgttgttgttgttgtttgttgttataTAGCGTGTGACTGTTAAGTCAACTTAGAAAGCCCTTTTCTATTGTTGTATAGATAAGTGTTTGGCATTTTTCCTTGTATTTGCAATGACATTGTATCTTGCCTATACCTGAATTGGTACCTTTCCTTGTCTGGTGCTGGTCAAGTGCTTATTATTAATTCTCATAGGAGTAAATATTTAAGGTGTCAAAATCAGTCATTATTGGCATTTTGTGGAATTGTCGAATTAGCTTAATATATTTGCAGAGTATTTTTGGTCGTATGCGGAGTCTGATAGTAGTCTAATTTTCAAAAACTTTGCACTTGTGGCATTATGTACAATATTTTGAAGAGGGCAAAGGTGATCAAAAGTTATTAACAGACAATCTTGTTCTTCTGTCATGAATGGTTTATCATAATTCTTTTAGGGACATGTATATTTTATTGTCTTTGTCATTTGTCCTCTAATGTGCTCCATTTCACAGAAGAGGTTAGATACATTCATATAAGATGAATGAAAAAAATTGACACCTATTTCGGGTAACAGGTGTGGTTGGATATTCTGCACTGCCTCCCGATTTAAGAAACATGAAATTCTATATAAGCTTCTTTCAGTTCTTTGTTCATCTTCATCTGATATACCTTTGTCCTGATCAATTTCAAATTCTATAGACGGTGAAAGGGTCCTGCAGTCTGAAGAAGGATAGTGCGTAGTCATACCTGAAACATTTACAATGAGTAACAGCTTGTTGCATACCCATTATTCAAGTGGTGGAATCCCATCTGAGATTGCTGAGAATATAAAAGATCTTTTTCCTGAGGATGGTGATTTGAGTTATGAAGAAGTTCTTTTGCAACAGGTATTATGGAATGAAATGAATGTTCTGGACAGGGTTCAACACCGCACACACCCTTTTGTTAAAAGAATTTCTGTTGACACTTGACAATTGGTTTCTTATCTTGCAGGAAACTGTTTATTTGTCATTTCAAGCAAATGGGAAAAACAGGAATATGAGCTCTGAATATGGTCAAACCAGTAGAGGACATCAGGTATCAGCACAAAAGGGTGATTCTTCTCGAAGCTTTGAATCACAATTGGCTCTGGATGAAGCTTTAGCTAGATCATTGCAGTTAGGGGATGATTTTGAGGATTTCTGTAGAGATGAGCTTAATTCTACTGTGGCTGGTAATTTCGTAAGAACATTTCTTGGTCATACAGCTCTTATCTCTGCTTTACCTAGATCTTTATTCCTCTGTTAATAGAGATTTGATATTCTTCTTCTGTGGTTAAAGAAGATGTTAGTCATCTTATTATAACCGGTCTATAAGTATAACTGTTCTATAACCGCGACCAATGATATATACACACCAAGATGTTACAACTTTGCCAAAATTAAGGCTTTTTTACACTGAACTTTAGAATGAATTAGACGTTAGTAGGTTGTAATCTTAAAACTTAAATACTAAGAATAAGGAACTCACTGAATGAATGTATCCATTGGGGCGGTGAAGTTACATGAATGTATTGGTAAATGGTAATTGCTGAAATAATGCCTTTTTCCCCAGTATGCCAGTGTTATGAACTCATTATACCCAATGCAATAGACTACCGTTGTGATGAAAAGTCCTGCTGTGTGAATCAAGTAATTTTCAATTCTTCGATGTATGGCATAGCAACTTTATCGgtgttttgtcattttttttttagaaatttggACTTACATCCTGAGTGGTATGATGTAAAATGTCCCCATAAATAATGTTTTAGTCTAGAAATCATCTCCTAACTCATTTTTTGGTGATTAGTTGAAATTTAATTGGTTGGTAGTAGGGTTGGAGCTTGAGGATTTGGTGTTTGGTGATTACTATGAGTAGCAAAACCTGGAAATAATCTTTACATGTTTATAGGAGTAAGTGATATGGAGTAGGAATGTGAGTAGAGAATGATTTATTACCACAATGCACAGCGAGTTGTTTTCACTATTTGGTAAAAAGTGTTTTCCTTAAAATGATTTCTTCCCAAGGAAGACATTTCGTCGAAAGTATGTTATATCACGCTAGATAGGGCATTATCGTTCATTTGCTCTTCATTCTTCTAAAGCCATTTCTAAAAGTGACTCATACTATAGAGCGTCTTGTAGGTGTGTGCATGTTCAGTATATCATAGCGACAGGCTAGATTGTACATCTGAACAACTTTGTCGGTGAATAGAAGAGTATGAAGTAAATTAATTAAAACAGGATCTACTTATAGTTTCTATTCAATTTATAggatttaggggtcgtttggttggaaataAGTTATCCCAGAATTAATTATCCCGGGATTAGTTACCCCACCCTCCCACAGggataaaaaaaatactacaatcccGGATAACTAACCCCGGGATTAGTTATTCCGCGATTttatccaaaccaaacatgggataaactcatctcaaatttaatctcgAGATTAATTATTCCTTATCCCTCTTACCAAATGAGCCCTTAGTGTCCACGTTACTCATAACCAAGTGACCTCCACATTATCTGCAGGCAGCAGGGGATCCCCTCCTAGAGAATCACCTCCGGTCAGGGTATGATGCAACTTTTTAGTTCTCTACTGCTGGTTTTAGCataataatgttgtatgcaaggATTAATACAGGTTTCTATTACTAAGTGCAGTCTGGGAATCCGAACACAAGACAAGATGATATTGATCCAGATAGTATGACCTATGAGGTTAGACTgcactttttcttttttctttttgattaagCTTGAAATAGTTTATATTACTGTTGCTGTTTTTTCTTTTGCCGTCATGTGAACTTTCATTTATGCCATTCCAATTGCCTTCTTTCATTTTGGTAGGAATTACAGTCCTTAGGAGAAGCTGTTGGCCAGCAGAGCAGAGGGCTTTCACAAGACCTCATAAGTCGATTGCCAACTTTCAAATACAAGACAGGATTCTTctcgaagaaaaagaaaatgggaGAGTAAGATAAATACCCTTGTGTTTTTATTTCTTCTATCCTGCCTATCTATTTTGCTTTAGCTTTATAGAGAAAGTGCACATGTTCTTTTACAAAAATTTACTAATAAATGTGCTAGTGCAATAATTATACCGTTCTACTTATATTGATGATCTGTGTCTGATTTTTACCAGCATAAAGCATCAGTGGCAGTTTATTTGTTGTTTCTGACTCCCTTAGTTCCAGTATTTTGATGAAAATGGTCCATATTGAAAATAAAGTATGTAAACTGCGGTGACTACCCTCACTAACTTTATTGTCTTTTTCATTTTCTggtctcctttttttttttaaaaatattaaaaagtaaaaCTCTCTACATATGTTGCCCTTCAATCCCATTTCCACCATTCGCTGTTGACACATTGCTGACAGGCACAGCTAAAACAGAGATGAATTAGTGTTCTTAAGCAGCCCATTTGACAACCTTTGGAATAAGTTTTCTTTTGAAATGGTTTTCTGGAAAAGAAATTTGTTAGAGGTTGATCCAGTAAATAACTTCATTTAAAAAAGAAATGCATAAAGAAACACCTTCAAACAAGTTTGAGAAAA belongs to Nicotiana tabacum cultivar K326 chromosome 6, ASM71507v2, whole genome shotgun sequence and includes:
- the LOC107784991 gene encoding E3 ubiquitin-protein ligase BIG BROTHER; translated protein: MSNSLLHTHYSSGGIPSEIAENIKDLFPEDGDLSYEEVLLQQETVYLSFQANGKNRNMSSEYGQTSRGHQVSAQKGDSSRSFESQLALDEALARSLQLGDDFEDFCRDELNSTVAGSRGSPPRESPPVRSGNPNTRQDDIDPDSMTYEELQSLGEAVGQQSRGLSQDLISRLPTFKYKTGFFSKKKKMGECVICYAAYRSGDMLTTLPCAHMFHSECINRWLKERKNCPLCYEEVKDD